One stretch of Equus przewalskii isolate Varuska chromosome 9, EquPr2, whole genome shotgun sequence DNA includes these proteins:
- the LOC103558301 gene encoding LOW QUALITY PROTEIN: zinc finger protein 345-like (The sequence of the model RefSeq protein was modified relative to this genomic sequence to represent the inferred CDS: substituted 2 bases at 2 genomic stop codons), translating to MATRTLTAEDQASSAATQEMLPKKSVSEEAASPGGKMEGILRAVLGDAKLGESRTCGRRREDQGKQERPLRGAFAAPKENICGERGLGRNELGRSFRRTSAFIRKQRAPGGERPQNWNGPRKSLKRQRTFVGKKPFNCTECGKAFSYHSDYILHKRTHTGEKPYKCDDGGKAFSKSSYFIQHHTIHTGEKPYACRECGKTFTQSSSLTEHQRIHMGKKPYRCKECGKAFTQSSSLIKHQRCHTGEKPYRCHQCGKFYSQVSHLTCHRKIHTGEKPYXCGECGKAFCHTSSLTRHQTTHTGEKPYKCNKCGKTFSQSSALTQHQRIHTGEKLYVCNTCGKAYMQISHLMRHQSIHMGEKPYVCNECRKAFGHTSSFMQHQTIHTSEKPYKCNECGKTFSQNSSLMCHQRIHTGKKPYKCQVCGKAYIQISHLIRHQRIHTGEKPYRCSECGKAFSRSTHLIEHQKVHTGEKPYKCKECGKTVHLSSSLTQHQRIHTGEKPYAFEEGGKAFNQSLHLVQHQRVHTGEKPXKCNNCGKTCTQISHLIQHQKVHTAGKCLLGRISTGVHTWLNIRDFTPCTTPASAMILSNPLPGAQSLLIIREFTLTRRPGTITDCPCHCWVQVWLHWH from the coding sequence GCAAGCTCTGCAGCTACTCAGGAGATGCTTCCGAAAAAGAGCGTTTCTGAAGAGGCAGCCTCCCCAGGGGGGAAGATGGAGGGCATTTTAAGGGCTGTGCTTGGAGATGCCAAGTTGGGGGAATCCCGGACGTGTGGCCGTCGACGGGAGGACCAGGGAAAACAGGAGAGGCCTCTGAGGGGTGCCTTTGCTGCCCCCAAGGAAAACATCTGCGGGGAGAGAGGCCTCGGCCGGAACGAACTTGGGAGAAGCTTCCGGCGGACCTCAGCCTTCATCAGGAAGCAGAGAGCGCCTGGGGGAGAGAGGCCGCAGAATTGGAACGGGCCACGGAAGAGCCTGAAACGCCAAAGGACCTTCGTAGGAAAGAAGCCATTTAACTGCAcggaatgtgggaaggccttcagttACCACTCAGACTATATCCTACACAAGAGGactcacactggggagaaaccctaCAAGTGCGACGACGGCGGGAAGGCGTTCAGCAAGAGCTCGTACTTCATCCAGCACCACACCATCCACACGGGGGAGAAGCCCTACGCGTGCAGGGAGTGCGGCAAGACCTTTACTCAGAGCTCGTCACTCACCGAGCATCAGAGGATCCACATGGGAAAGAAACCGTACCGATGCAAGGAATGCGGGAAGGCCTTCACCCAGAGCTCCTCCCTCATCAAACACCAGCGATGCCACACGGGGGAGAAGCCCTACAGGTGCCACCAGTGTGGGAAGTTCTACTCGCAGGTGTCCCACCTCACCTGCCACCGGAAAATCCACACGGGTGAGAAACCCTATTGATGTGGCGAGTGTGGGAAAGCTTTCTGCCACACTTCCTCCCTCACTCGGCACCAGACCACCCACACCGGGGAGAAACCCTACAAATGTAACAAGTGTGGGAAGACCTTCAGCCAGAGCTCAGCCCTCACGCAGCATCAGAGGATTCACACGGGTGAGAAGCTCTATGTATGTAACACATGTGGGAAGGCTTACATGCAGATTTCCCACCTCATGAGGCACCAGAGCATTCACATGGGTGAAAAGCCCTATGTATGTAATGAGTGCAGAAAGGCCTTCGGTCATACGTCATCATTTATGCAACACCAGACGATTCACACCAGCGAGAAGCCCTACAAATGCAATGAGTGTGGGAAAACCTTCAGCCAGAACTCGTCGCTTATGTGCCACCAGAGGATTCACACCGGCAAGAAGCCCTATAAGTGTCAAGTTTGCGGGAAGGCCTACATCCAGATTTCCCACCTCATTCGACACCAGAggattcacactggagagaagccgtACAGATGCAGcgagtgtgggaaagccttcagccgGAGCACCCACCTCATCGAGCACCAGAAAGTCCACACAGGCGAGAAACCCTATAAGTGTAAAGAGTGTGGGAAGACGGTCCATCTCAGCTCGTCCCTCACTcagcatcagagaattcacaccgGCGAGAAGCCGTACGCCTTTGAGGAGGGTGGCAAAGCCTTCAACCAGAGTCTCCACCTTGTTCAGCATCAGAGGGTTCACACCGGGGAGAAGCCCTAAAAATGCAACAACTGTGGGAAAACCTGTACCCAGATTTCACACCTTATTCAACACCAGAAAGTCCACACGGCTGGCAAATGCTTGTTGGGGAGGATTTCCACTGGGGTTCACACCTGGCTAAACATCAGAGACTTCACACCGTGTACAACGCCTGCATCTGCAATGATTCTGAGCAAccctctgcctggagctcagAGCTTGCTGATCATCAGAGAATTCACGCTGACTAGAAGGCCTGGGACCATAACAGACTGCCCGTGCCACTGCTGGGTTCAGGTCTGGCTTCATTGGCACTAG